A segment of the Bacillus pseudomycoides genome:
ATGGGATATATGCTCCAGCAAGATTACTTGTTCCCTTGGAAAACGATTGAAGAAAATATAATGCTTGGGCTGCACATTACAAAAACATACGAAGAGGCGACGAAAGAACATACATTACAACTTTTAAAGCAGGTTGGCCTGCAAGGAGTAGAAAAACAATACCCACCAGAATTATCTGGTGGTATGCGTCAACGGGCGGCACTCGTTCGCACACTTGCGACCAATCCGAAAATCCTTTTGCTTGATGAACCTTTTTCAGCCCTTGATTATCAAACGAAATTAAAATTAGAAGATCTCGTATTTTCTTTATTGCACAAGTATAAGAAAACCTCTCTTCTCGTCACACATGATATCGAAGAGGCTATCGCAATGAGCGATCGTATTTACTTACTTCGAGCAAATCCTGGCAAAATCGCTAAAACGTTTACCGTACCAGAAAGCATTCGCTCTCTACCACCATTAGAAGCAAGACACCACCCTGAGTTTCCAGCTCTTTTTCAAGCCATATGGAAGGAGCTTGAGAGCCTTGGATAATATAAAACAACTACACGCACAGTTTCGAAAAAAAGAACGTAAGCGTACTTGGACGGCTGTTTCTTTACAATTATTACTCCTCATTCTCTTCTTTGCACTATGGGAAATTTCTAGTAAGCAAGAGTGGATTGATCCATTACTCTTCAGCTCTCCTTCAAGCATTTGGGAACTATTTTTAAGCAAATGGACAGATGGATCACTTTGGATTCACATATGGATGACACTATTAGAAACAAGTGTTGGATTTATTCTTGGGACATTGCTTGGAACAATTATCGCAACCATTCTTTGGTGGGTACCTCTTATCGCCCGCGTATTAGATCCATACCTTGTTGTGTTAAATGCGATGCCAAAAGTAGCACTTGGCCCAATTATTATCGTTATTTTCGGTCCAAATATCTCCTCTTCGATCGCAATGGGAGTCATTATTTCCATCATCATCACCATTCTTGTTATTTACAGTGCATTTCAAGAAGTTGATTCGAATTATATAAAAGTAATGGATACGTTTGGTGCAAATAAATGGCAAACCTATCAACAAGTTATTTTACCTTCTTCCTTTCCCGCTATCATTTCAACTTTAAAAGTCAACGTTGGTTTATCATGGGTTGGTGTTATTTTCGGAGAACTTCTCGTTTCCAAACAAGGACTCGGTTATTTAATTAGCTATGGATTTCAAGTGTTTAACTTTACACTTGTGCTGCTTAGTGTCTTACTGACATGTATCCTCGCTACCCTTATGTATGTGTTTGTTGAAGGATTGGAGAAATTAATGGTAGGGAAAAGAAAAAGAAGCTGACTCCAAACAATCATGCTGGAGTCAGCTCTTTTTTATTGTAAATTGAATTCATATAGTTATTATCAATCACATACTTTTATATCATTCATTACAGTGCTATTTTGAATCGTGACCGTATGAAAACAATTTTTCACACGCACTGTTACAACATTATCTTTTCGATCTATAACACGGTAGTCACTAAATTTTTTATCTAACGCTGTACGAATTTGTTCCCCTTCGAAAATCGGAATCCCATGCGACATTACCCAAATAAGACTAGCAATAGCAAGAATGGTTTTCATACGATCTACCCCCTTGAGAATAAATTCATTACATCTCTACTATGTATATTCTATTTGTGTCAATTTTGTGACAATTTTTCTTTTATACTCTATTCTATTTGAAAGCGCTAGTTCCTGCTTCTACGTAAAAAAGCAACCTAATTATATTTTGGTCGCTTTTACTCATTTTATTCTTTTACTTTTTGTGAAACTTCATATAATCCAGCCAACACTTCCGCCCTCATTTTTACGAGCTCTGGGAACTGATAGAAGAATGCAATTTTTTTATACTTCAGCTCTGCTCCTTCCTTTATTTTCTTTGAGTCTTGTAAAATGAACGCTGTAAATGTATCTGCAATATCTTCCGCTACATTCGTTGTCCCATACTCAGAAACGAATTGATCATGCTTCTCCGCGAAAAATTGCATTTGTGCTTCTTCACTTATTTCAACTTGCTTTTCTTTCCACTCCTGTTCAATTGCTTTCCAGAAAGAATTATGAAATTGATTCAGGTAGGAATCTGCTTTCGCGCATCCTTCTTGCAGAAAAAGATTTTTACACTTATTTTGATAAGAAGAAACATCTTTTTCCGCTTCAAATGCCTTTAAATACTTTTCATCTACTGGAATTTGTTTATCACTAAGCGTTAATACATGAGCAGTCTCGTGTATTAACGTCTTCATCACTTCATCTATACTTACACCTGAATCAAGCGTATCTAAACTTAACACCCAATCTTTCGGATTCTCCATACTGGGAGTCACATGAGCAACAATTCCATCGTATCCATCTGTCACAATATCAAACTCTTTTATGTTCTCTCTATATTTAGACGGAATTAACGTACGATAAATTCCCCATAGCGTCTCATGATAATCTCTATCTTCATGCTGCTTTATTATTTCTTCCTTCGCTTCTTGATCATCCGCAAATACTTTATTTAAACGTTTCTTATCTAGCTTTTCAAAATAAGGATCTATAATGTCTTCCTCATCAATATAATACGATGCTAAAAAGAAATAGTTTTCATCATCATCTGCCTTTTTCTCAGCTGCCTTCACGCTATCTTTCTTTCCAGTACCCTCTTCTACATTTTTTTCTATTCCTTCTTCTAATCCTTCTACATCTTCCTCTAGTTCTTCCAGCTGGGACAGGCTCTCCATCTTCTTATATACTTTTTGAACCATGTCATCTCCAAGTTTCGTACATTCATCTTCTGTTTTACATATCTCTTTCTTTTCAGAAACTTTTACCTCTTTACTACACCCTGTTATAACAGCAATTGTTAAGATAAAACATAGTAGTTTTCCATAAATTTTCCCCATATAACCCTCCATTATTCCATTCTACAAAGATATGATACAGTGAAACTTTAATCAGTGAGGGAATTTTTTCATCCCCCACTGATTATCAGCCCTCACCAATTAGGCTTTTACGAGCAGTTTATCTCCCATCCCTTGCTTTCACTTGAAATTTAAGGTGGGAGTATTACTGCCCGCAAATAGCGGGGTAATCATTTTCTTACAAATATGCGATAATTATTTTTAGGGAGTTTTTTATTTTTAAAGGGGATGATGTATGATGATACGCGCTGTATTATTTGATTTAGATGGAACATTATTAGATCGACGGCTATCTTTAGAGAGTTTTATTCACAATCAATATGATCGTTACGCAGAGCATTTTACTGGGATAGAAAAAAACGAATATTGCACTCGCTTCATTCAGCTCGATAATAACGGCTATACTTGGAAAGATAAGGTATATACTACCTTACTCAACGAATATAACATTACAACTTTAACAGCCGATCAACTCCTGCATGACTACGTAACAGAATTCACAAATCACTGCATTCCTTTTCCAAATATGCATGAATTGCTACAACAATTGCAAAATCAAAATATTGCAATCGGAATTATCACAAATGGCTTCACCGAATTCCAGATGAACAACCTTCGTGCCCTAGGGCTACATGCTTATACCAATACAATTCTTATTTCGGAAGCAGAAGGTATTAAGAAACCTCATCTCGCTATCTTTGAACGTGCTCTTCAGCAATTAAACGTAACAGCCCAGGAATGTATCTACGTTGGAGATCATCCAGAAAATGATGTAATCGGAGCTGAAAATGCTGGCATTACCGCTGTTTGGAAGAAGAGTTCATTTTGGGAGGGGTTTGAGCATTCTCGTGTGGCCAGAGAGTTACTTGAAGTACTTTCGTTCGTAAAACTTTGATAAAGCTAAAATTATAATAAAAACGCCATCCTTTCCTAATCCTAGAGAAAAAATGGCGTTTTTTCATTTTAATAGTGTATTTTTTTTCCTAACTTAATCGTGCTGTTACGCTACCTCTAATTAGAGAAATATTGTAGAGTTCCTTCAAACACCGACTGTGCTAATACATTTTGATATTTATCAGAAGTCAATTTTACTCTTTCGTTTGGATTTGTTAAAAATCCTGTTTCTACTAATATAGGTGGTGCAATATTATCTGCCTTTAACACACGAAGATCTGGTCGATCTTTTACACGTCTATCTTTGGCACCTGTATTTTTAATTAAAGTATTCTGTACAGCATTTGCTAACTTAAGTACTTCTTTACTTTTTGGATGTTGAGAGTTATATAATGTTTCAATTCCTTCTGCTGCAGTCGCATCAGCTGAGTTTACATGCACACTAACAAAAATATCTGCTTTATTTTCATTTGAAATACGAACACGATCTCCTAATGGAATGAAGATATCCGTTGCTCGTGTCATCACAACATTTGCGCCACTCTGAGCTAATAGACTCTTTAACTTCAAACCTACTTGCAGAGCAATCGTTTTTTCATATATATTTTCATATAATGTCCCCGAATCATATCCCCCATGGCCTGGATCAACTATAATTGTTTTACCAAATATGACTGGATTTTCTATCCAAGCACCATTTGTGTCAAAATAGTATACCTTACCATTCTCTTCTAACCATCCGATTTTCATCGCTCCATTGCCTTGCAGGTAGTACCAAGTTGTTCCTTCCTGTAGCCAACCTGTTTTCATCGCTCCATTGCCTTGCAGGTAGTACCAAGTTGTTCCTTCCTGTAGCCAACCTGTTTTCATCGCTCCATTGCCTTCCAGGTAGTACCAAGTTGTTCCTTCCTGTAGCCAACCTGTTTTCATTGCTCCGTTACTTTCTAAATAGTACCAGGTTGCTCCTTCTTGCAGCCAACCTATTTTCATCTCACCAGTACTTTGGAAGTAGTACCAAGTTGTCCCTTTCTGTAGCCAGCCTGTTTTCGCTGCTCCATCACTTTCTAAATAATATTTTTTATCCCCAAGCTGCAGCCAGCCTGTTTTCATCGCTCCATTACTATCGAAGTAATATTTTTTACCTCCAAGCTGCAACCAACCTGTTTTCATCGCTCCATTACTATCGAAGTAATATTTTTTATCTCCAAGCTGCAACCAGCCTATTTTCGCTGCTCCATCACTTTCTAAATAATATTTTTTATCCCCAAGCTGTAGCCAGCCTGTTTTCATCGCTCCATTACTATCGAAGTAATATTTTTTACCTCCAAGCTGCAGCCAACCTGTTTTCATTGCTCCATTACTATCGAAGTAATACTTTTTATCTCCAAGCTGCAACCAGCCTATTTTTGCTGCTCCGTTACTTTCTAAATAATACCAAGTTGTTCCTTCTTGTAACCAGCCCGTTTTCATTGCTCCATTGCTTTCGAAGTAATATTTTTTATCTCCAAGCTGCAACCAGCCCATTTTCATCGCTCCGCTACTTTGCAGGTAATACCAGGTTGTTCCTTCCTGTAGCCAGCCCGTTTTCATTGCTCCGCTACTTTGCAGATAATACCAAGTTGTTCCTTCCTGTAGCCAGCCCGTCTTCATTGCTCCGCTACTTTGCAGATAATACCAGGTTGTCCCTTCTTGTAGCCAGCCTGTTTTCATCGCTCCGCTACTTTGCAGATAATACCAGGTTGTTCCTTCTTGTAGCCAGCCTGTTTTCATTGCTCCGCTACTTTGCAGGTAATACCAAGTTCCACTTTCTTGCAACCATCCTGTTTTCATTACTCCGTCCTTTTGCAAATAGTACCAATTAGTTCCTTCTTGCAGCCACCCCGTTTTCCGTGTACCATCTGGCTGAATATAATACCACTTATTATCTTTATTCACCCAACCTCCTTGTGTTTTCGGCGCTGTTTGTACTGTTGTAACATTAGTTTGATATGTTTTTATTTCACTAGTACCTAGTCGTTGCTCAATTTTCACATCTGCTGTGCCTTCAGGCTGACTTGTTACATCTTTCTGTATTTCCTTTGGATCTTGCTGTTTAGATTTTTTTTGTTGCTCAGTACTACTTTCTTGTTCTTTTTTCTTTTGCTCAGGTAGTAATTGATTGCCTTGTTTAGAGTTTTCTTGTTGCTCAGTACCACTTTCTTGTTCTTTCTTCTTTTGCTCAGGTAGTAACTGATTGCCCTGTTTAGAGTTTTCTTGTTGCTCAGTGCTAGTTTTTTGTTCCAAAGGTAGCTGTTCATTCTCTGTTTCAGCCAAAGCTTGCATTGGGCTAAGCACATAGCCTAATGTTAAAACAGCTACTACAGTTTTCTTCAACATGTGCGGTTCACCTTTCCTTATTCGTTTGATTTAAAAATTCAAAAAAAAACCAATTATAGCAAGATAATGAAAGACTCAACATTTGATTTCTATAAAAATATTAATCAAAAAAAGCAGCCCCCAAACAAAAAGGTCCTATGTAGTGCGATATGACTACATAGGGCCTTTTTGTTTGGAGATTGCCATAAGTCAAATTCTCAAAATCTACTATAATTAGATGTTACTATACAACTAATTTTCTTAATTTAATTTAATTTAATTATAATGTTATAATATCAACTTTCTAAATGCAATTAAAAAGATACATTTTCCTTTTTAAGTTTTTTGTTTCTATCTTTTTCACCACTCCATATAAAGTGAAACTTTAATCAGTGGGGGTTTTCTTCATCCCCCACTGATTATTAGTTGAACCAATCAGGCTTTTACGGGCAGTTGATCCCCCACCTATCTTCCTTGTTTCTCTCTGAATCT
Coding sequences within it:
- a CDS encoding ABC transporter ATP-binding protein, whose amino-acid sequence is MSFLQISHVSQCFFSKENARLILEDISLHVEEGEFISFLGPSGCGKTTLLSIIAGLLQPIEGVVFLNDKPVIKSTDSMGYMLQQDYLFPWKTIEENIMLGLHITKTYEEATKEHTLQLLKQVGLQGVEKQYPPELSGGMRQRAALVRTLATNPKILLLDEPFSALDYQTKLKLEDLVFSLLHKYKKTSLLVTHDIEEAIAMSDRIYLLRANPGKIAKTFTVPESIRSLPPLEARHHPEFPALFQAIWKELESLG
- a CDS encoding ABC transporter permease; this translates as MDNIKQLHAQFRKKERKRTWTAVSLQLLLLILFFALWEISSKQEWIDPLLFSSPSSIWELFLSKWTDGSLWIHIWMTLLETSVGFILGTLLGTIIATILWWVPLIARVLDPYLVVLNAMPKVALGPIIIVIFGPNISSSIAMGVIISIIITILVIYSAFQEVDSNYIKVMDTFGANKWQTYQQVILPSSFPAIISTLKVNVGLSWVGVIFGELLVSKQGLGYLISYGFQVFNFTLVLLSVLLTCILATLMYVFVEGLEKLMVGKRKRS
- a CDS encoding recombinase family protein gives rise to the protein MGKIYGKLLCFILTIAVITGCSKEVKVSEKKEICKTEDECTKLGDDMVQKVYKKMESLSQLEELEEDVEGLEEGIEKNVEEGTGKKDSVKAAEKKADDDENYFFLASYYIDEEDIIDPYFEKLDKKRLNKVFADDQEAKEEIIKQHEDRDYHETLWGIYRTLIPSKYRENIKEFDIVTDGYDGIVAHVTPSMENPKDWVLSLDTLDSGVSIDEVMKTLIHETAHVLTLSDKQIPVDEKYLKAFEAEKDVSSYQNKCKNLFLQEGCAKADSYLNQFHNSFWKAIEQEWKEKQVEISEEAQMQFFAEKHDQFVSEYGTTNVAEDIADTFTAFILQDSKKIKEGAELKYKKIAFFYQFPELVKMRAEVLAGLYEVSQKVKE
- a CDS encoding HAD family hydrolase; translated protein: MIRAVLFDLDGTLLDRRLSLESFIHNQYDRYAEHFTGIEKNEYCTRFIQLDNNGYTWKDKVYTTLLNEYNITTLTADQLLHDYVTEFTNHCIPFPNMHELLQQLQNQNIAIGIITNGFTEFQMNNLRALGLHAYTNTILISEAEGIKKPHLAIFERALQQLNVTAQECIYVGDHPENDVIGAENAGITAVWKKSSFWEGFEHSRVARELLEVLSFVKL
- a CDS encoding N-acetylmuramoyl-L-alanine amidase; the protein is MLKKTVVAVLTLGYVLSPMQALAETENEQLPLEQKTSTEQQENSKQGNQLLPEQKKKEQESGTEQQENSKQGNQLLPEQKKKEQESSTEQQKKSKQQDPKEIQKDVTSQPEGTADVKIEQRLGTSEIKTYQTNVTTVQTAPKTQGGWVNKDNKWYYIQPDGTRKTGWLQEGTNWYYLQKDGVMKTGWLQESGTWYYLQSSGAMKTGWLQEGTTWYYLQSSGAMKTGWLQEGTTWYYLQSSGAMKTGWLQEGTTWYYLQSSGAMKTGWLQEGTTWYYLQSSGAMKMGWLQLGDKKYYFESNGAMKTGWLQEGTTWYYLESNGAAKIGWLQLGDKKYYFDSNGAMKTGWLQLGGKKYYFDSNGAMKTGWLQLGDKKYYLESDGAAKIGWLQLGDKKYYFDSNGAMKTGWLQLGGKKYYFDSNGAMKTGWLQLGDKKYYLESDGAAKTGWLQKGTTWYYFQSTGEMKIGWLQEGATWYYLESNGAMKTGWLQEGTTWYYLEGNGAMKTGWLQEGTTWYYLQGNGAMKTGWLQEGTTWYYLQGNGAMKIGWLEENGKVYYFDTNGAWIENPVIFGKTIIVDPGHGGYDSGTLYENIYEKTIALQVGLKLKSLLAQSGANVVMTRATDIFIPLGDRVRISNENKADIFVSVHVNSADATAAEGIETLYNSQHPKSKEVLKLANAVQNTLIKNTGAKDRRVKDRPDLRVLKADNIAPPILVETGFLTNPNERVKLTSDKYQNVLAQSVFEGTLQYFSN